One region of Manis pentadactyla isolate mManPen7 chromosome 9, mManPen7.hap1, whole genome shotgun sequence genomic DNA includes:
- the XNDC1N gene encoding protein XNDC1N isoform X1: protein MAPVKISHVISFSSQDRKYPVENLLNPDSQRGPWLSCPQDKSGQLKVELQLERAVPIGYIDVGNCGCAFLQIDVGRSSWSLDRPFVTLLPATMLMSLADSKQGTNRSGVRMFKDDDFLAPASGESWDRLRLTCSQPFTRHQSFGLAFLRVCSSLDSLDEPVVGPSALVSSGLSQASSDAQESGPSPWLTNPSIRRTFFPDPQRSTKEISELRNILKQLQPGTLGRSAHMVLSAARRAPPASVASPKNNHAEPGPSNPGSTEPRPEEQNSEKGMGRTKRRKMQSRRSLSILNSQPNKKEIAKTGQREHHRPPAQSSRAQDSGQCPICAGSFSTAALPQHAATCGETSPPHPASPSPSPSSPQAAPWVSSPESSPPSSGVQCPICQLQFSAGEVEEHASLCGEVSQA from the exons ATGGCTCCTGTGAAGATTAGCCACGTGATATCATTTTCCTCTCAG GATCGCAAGTATCCTGTGGAGAATTTGCTGAACCCAGACAGTCAAAGGGGACCTTGGCTCAGCTGCCCTCAGGATAAGAGTGGGCAGCTAAAAGTAGAACTACAGCTGGAGAGGGCAGTGCCCATTGGCTACATTGATGTGG GAAACTGTGGCTGTGCTTTCCTGCAAATTGATGTGGGCCGTTCCTCCTGGTCCCTGGACAGACCTTTTGTCACCCTGCTCCCTGCAACCATGCTAATGTCCTTAGCTGATTCAAAGCAAGGGACAAACCGCTCAGGAGTGCGCATGTTTAAAGATG aTGATTTCCTGGCTCCAGCCTCAGGTGAGTCATGGGATCGACTCCGCCTGACCTGTTCCCAACCCTTCACACGTCATCAGTCCTTTGGCCTGGCCTTCCTGCGGGTGTGTTCCTCTCTGGATTCCTTAGATGAACCTGTGGTGGGTCCCTCAGCCCTAGTGAGCTCTGGGCTGAGCCAG GCTTCTTCTGATGCTCAGGAGTCTGGTCCCAGCCCCTGGTTGACTAATCCTTCCATTCGAAGGACATTCTTCCCAGATCCCCAAAG GAGCACCAAAGAAATTTCAGAACTTAGGAATATCCTaaagcagctgcagccagggactttggggCGTTCAGCCCATATGGTGCTTTCAGCTGCCCGCCGGGCGCCTCCAGCCAGTGTGGCAAGCCCAAAAAACAACCATGCAGAACCAGGTCCCAGTAATCCAGGCAGCACAG AGCCCAGACCAGAGGAGCAAAACTCAGAGAAAGGTATGGGCAGGACGAAGAGACGGAAAATGCAATCCCGTAG GTCTTTATCCATCTTGAACTCTCAGCCAAACAAGAAGGAAATAGCAAAGACAGGACAAAGAGAACACCACCGACCCCCAGCCCAAAGCAGTAGGGCCCAGGACAGTGGACAGTGCCCCATTTGTGCAG gCTCCTTCAGCACCGCAGCTCTTCCCCAGCATGCTGCCACTTGTGGAGAGACCTCCCCGCCTCACCCAGCCTCTCCCTCCCCATCACCATCTTCACCACAGGCTGCACCATGGGTGTCATCCCCAGAGAGCTCACCACCCAGCTCCGGGGTCCAGTGCCCTATCTGCCAGTTGCAGTTCTCAGCAGGAGAAGTAGAAGAACATGCCAGCCTGTGTGGGGAGGTCTCTCAGGCATGA